One segment of Candidatus Aminicenantes bacterium DNA contains the following:
- a CDS encoding peptide MFS transporter, producing the protein MLKNHPRGFLFMLGTEVWERVGFYTLIAVLVLYMDKTLGFPDDRKGDIYGLFLALCYFMPLLGGWLGDRVLGRRTTVKIGAGLMAAGYVALAASSAARTTSFFLGLLLVGVGTGIFKVNMSVMVGNLYVDRPQLKDAAFNIFYMGVNFGAMIAPLGATLVGVVWGSYNISFAICAVGLVLSLIIFQAGDKAIAPADFRSAPKPLGMSAAAAAPPADQAEDRIRVVTLILLFLIVIFFWTGFYQNGFALTLFAARSTKALSWLRPETYQFFEPAFILILTPILLALFARWNARGREPSTPVKIFSGLVIMSLSMIVMVLACLAGGNRDIAVMSPTWLIGTYFLVTLAEILISPMGLSYVSKVAPPRLAGLMMGGWYAATAFGSYGSGLLGKSYGKFAHHQYFLLLTGLLAASAGLILVFMKRLRRFAG; encoded by the coding sequence ATGCTTAAGAACCACCCCCGCGGCTTCCTCTTCATGCTCGGCACTGAGGTTTGGGAACGGGTCGGCTTCTATACCCTGATCGCCGTCCTCGTCCTCTATATGGACAAGACGCTGGGCTTTCCCGACGATCGGAAAGGCGACATCTACGGGCTCTTCCTGGCCCTTTGTTATTTCATGCCCCTCCTGGGCGGCTGGCTGGGCGATCGGGTCCTGGGCCGCCGGACGACGGTCAAGATCGGCGCCGGGCTGATGGCCGCCGGCTACGTCGCTTTGGCCGCCTCCTCGGCCGCCCGGACGACGAGCTTCTTCCTCGGTCTTCTCCTGGTGGGCGTCGGGACCGGCATCTTCAAGGTCAACATGTCGGTCATGGTCGGGAATCTTTACGTCGACCGCCCCCAGCTCAAGGATGCCGCGTTCAACATCTTCTACATGGGCGTCAACTTCGGGGCCATGATCGCCCCTCTGGGCGCCACACTCGTCGGCGTGGTCTGGGGGAGCTATAACATCTCGTTCGCCATCTGCGCCGTCGGCCTCGTCCTCTCGCTTATCATTTTCCAGGCCGGGGACAAGGCCATCGCTCCGGCCGATTTCCGGAGCGCCCCGAAACCCCTGGGGATGTCGGCGGCCGCCGCGGCGCCGCCCGCGGATCAGGCCGAGGATCGGATTCGGGTCGTGACCCTGATCCTGCTCTTCCTCATCGTCATCTTCTTCTGGACCGGGTTCTACCAGAACGGGTTCGCCCTGACCCTCTTCGCCGCGCGCTCGACGAAGGCTCTGTCCTGGCTCCGGCCGGAGACTTACCAGTTCTTTGAGCCGGCCTTCATCCTGATCCTGACCCCGATCCTGTTGGCCCTCTTCGCCCGCTGGAACGCCCGCGGCCGCGAGCCATCCACCCCGGTTAAGATCTTCTCCGGCCTGGTGATCATGAGCCTGTCCATGATCGTCATGGTCCTGGCCTGTCTCGCCGGAGGCAACCGGGACATCGCCGTCATGTCGCCGACCTGGCTGATCGGGACGTATTTCCTCGTCACCCTGGCCGAGATCCTGATCTCGCCGATGGGCCTGTCCTATGTTTCCAAAGTGGCCCCACCCCGGCTGGCCGGGCTGATGATGGGCGGCTGGTATGCGGCCACCGCCTTCGGCAGCTACGGCTCGGGCCTGCTGGGCAAGTCCTACGGCAAGTTCGCCCACCACCAGTACTTCCTTTTGCTGACGGGACTGCTGGCGGCGTCCGCCGGACTGATCCTCGTCTTCATGAAAAGGCTCCGGCGCTTCGCCGGGTAG
- a CDS encoding Xaa-Pro peptidase family protein → MLIREKIRQAGALLGEFDLDCWLTFTRESQVLGDPVLPFLTTGDVTWHSSFLVFRDGRAKAVVGRYDQKTVEETGAYDEVTAFVTGFKEPLQAILKDASPRTIAVNYSKDSEICDGLTHGMYLTLVEALGEIGLADRLVSAERLVSALRERKSEAEIGLIREAIRETQEIFALVTPFIRPGRTEKEIASFITAERVRRGLPSAWGEVSCPAVFTGPDTAQAHYGPTGRTVQPGHVLNMDFGVKFQAYCSDLQRTFYILEPGQTEAPADVRRGFETITRAIEASKRAMRPGVLGKDVDAAARGVITAAGYEEFPHGLGHQVGRFPHDGTALLGPAWEKYARKPFRPLEPGMVFTIEPRLTVPGRGVVTVEDMVVVTETGAEWLSDPQTRLILVGG, encoded by the coding sequence ATGCTGATTCGCGAGAAGATCCGCCAGGCTGGCGCCCTGCTGGGCGAATTCGACCTGGACTGCTGGCTGACGTTTACCCGGGAGAGTCAGGTTCTGGGTGACCCCGTGCTCCCGTTCCTGACCACGGGCGACGTGACTTGGCATTCGTCGTTCCTTGTCTTCCGCGACGGCCGGGCCAAGGCCGTGGTCGGCCGCTACGATCAGAAGACGGTTGAAGAGACGGGCGCCTACGACGAGGTGACGGCCTTCGTCACCGGCTTCAAGGAGCCCCTGCAGGCCATCCTCAAAGACGCCTCGCCCCGGACAATTGCCGTCAACTATTCCAAGGACAGCGAGATCTGCGACGGACTGACCCACGGCATGTACCTGACCCTGGTCGAAGCCTTGGGCGAAATCGGGCTGGCCGACCGGCTCGTTTCGGCCGAACGCCTGGTCTCCGCCCTGCGGGAGCGCAAGTCGGAGGCCGAGATCGGGCTTATCCGCGAAGCCATCCGGGAGACGCAGGAGATATTTGCCTTGGTGACGCCGTTCATCCGGCCGGGCCGGACCGAAAAAGAGATCGCCTCCTTCATCACGGCCGAGCGCGTCCGCCGCGGCCTGCCGTCGGCCTGGGGCGAGGTCTCCTGCCCGGCCGTCTTCACCGGGCCCGACACCGCCCAGGCCCATTACGGCCCGACCGGGCGGACGGTCCAGCCCGGCCATGTTCTGAATATGGACTTCGGCGTCAAGTTCCAAGCCTATTGCTCGGACCTGCAAAGAACGTTTTATATCCTCGAGCCGGGTCAGACTGAAGCGCCCGCCGACGTCCGGCGGGGCTTCGAAACCATCACCCGCGCGATCGAGGCATCGAAGCGGGCGATGAGACCGGGCGTGCTCGGGAAAGACGTCGACGCGGCGGCCCGCGGCGTCATCACCGCGGCCGGCTACGAGGAATTTCCGCACGGGCTGGGCCACCAGGTCGGCCGTTTCCCGCACGACGGAACGGCGCTGCTCGGCCCGGCCTGGGAGAAATACGCCCGCAAGCCCTTCCGGCCGCTGGAGCCGGGAATGGTCTTCACTATCGAGCCCCGCCTGACCGTCCCGGGACGGGGGGTTGTGACCGTGGAAGACATGGTCGTCGTGACCGAGACGGGAGCCGAATGGCTCTCCGACCCGCAGACCCGTCTGATCCTGGTCGGCGGGTAA